The sequence TAGTTTGTAAAGATTTTCGGGATCGTATATCGTTTTGCCTCCTGTTcctggcggctggaaccctagccgccgccaggaaaTGCCAATCTTGTAATGCCGTCCTCCGActgctcccctccgccggcgacctcagtCGTCGGTGGTGacgggggtcgccggatccacccGTGTGGATCATTTTTACTCCCTCGCAGTCTAGGTTTTTAGGCTGCTCATCGTCTTTGCTTCAGCGGCGACGATGACTGCGATGAATAAAGATTCTTCGAATCCTACCCTGACGAGGCGATCAGCCCTATGGTTGGGGATGTATTTTGAAACCAATCTCTTCAAGCAAGGATAGCGTGGCGATGGAGGCATCCTCGTGgtagacctgtgtcctcgggctccgccgttgcgacggcgtttgctccagcgtcggcacgaagcttgggaggtagtccggGAGCGAATGCAGAtcgtggtctgcatcgacgacatctggaagacggaacatgtGTTGGGTTCGTGGTTCATGGACGACAGGTATGGTTTCCTTCTGCGACGTCTTAGTCGCGTTGGGGTGCCAGATCTAGAGTTCGGTGGCCTGTCCGGGATGTTGCCCCGGtatgattcgttcaacggtaagggcttcacttttggtgggccaccttggaggtccgtaaAACTGCATATGAGCGacggagccgcgtcgagctcgggagaggaggtgattcgtcattcttttcttcggtggctgctggTGTGGTGTCGGAGGCAGATGATggacgttggtgtcaagctcagagatgttctgttatcttttcagttttgtcgtGACTTGTACTTTAATCTTTACGATATATAAACGAGACACGTATTGCCATGGAAAAAAAATCCGGATCGTATTCGAGTAGAACCGTTGTGATCTGTAGAGTCCGGGTAGAATATATCAATCCGTTAGAAgttgattcttcttcttcttctgcaataCTAATATATATAAATAATCAAACGGGAGGACGTACGCTGGCAACACAACGCGGCGCAACTCGATCGAAAGTATATAGCCATGGATTTCTTGCCAAAGACAAGCACGATGGCATCGTCGCCGGAGGGGGCAGCGGTGGTGGACGCGTACAAGAAGGCGCTCGCCACGGCGGCCACGGTGAGCGCGTACGCCATGCTGGCGCGCGgcatggcgcgggagctcctccCCGACGAGCTGCGCGCCGCGGTGCGCTGGGCCGCTGCGTTCGTGCGCTCCCGTTACAGCGCTCCCGAGAAGCAGCGTCATACCATTGTCATCCGGCGCGTgctcggcggcctcggcctcggcggcgGGTACAACGAGAACGACCTGTTCGACGCGGCGCTCACGTACCTGGCCACCAAGATCAACCCGCAGAGCATGAGCCGGCTCTGCCTCGCGCGCACCCGCATGAAGGAGCCCGGCGGGAGCGCCAGCTGGAGCACGCTCCTGAGCATGGAGAACGGGGGCTCCACCACCGACACCTTCCAGGGCGTTGAGTTCCGGTGGACGTCCATCGagagcggcggcgacgacggcaagAGTAGGGCGCACGAGTCCCTCGAGCTCAGCTTCGACGCAGAGCACACGGAGACCGTGCTCCACAAGTACGTGCCCTTCATCATGTCCGCGGCGGAGGATCTGCGGCTGCGAGACCGCGCGCTCAAGATCTTTCTCAACGAGAGTTCGAGTTGGAGAggcatcaaccaccaccacccggCCACGTTCGACACGCTCGCCATGGACCCGGCCATGAAGCAGTCCGTCATGGACGACCTCGACCGCTTCCTGAAGCGCAAGGAGTACTACCGGCGGATCGGCAAGGCGTGGAAGCGCGGATACCTTCTCTACGGCCCGCCCGGAACCGGCAAGTCCAGCCTGGTGGCCGCCATGGCCAACTACCTCCGGTTCAACCTCTACGACCTTGATCTCTCCTCGGTGTACGACAACTCGTGCCTGCAGAGGCTGCTCATGGACATGCCCAACAAGTCCATCCTCGTCATCGAGGACATTGACTGCAGCTTCGACACCATGTCCAGGGAAAAAGACGGCAAGCTACGCCAGGCGGCCGGcaccgacaccgacaccgacgaGGACGGCGACGAGTACGACCACGACGACGTCGGAGCAAGAGGTTACTTCCAGGGGCGTGAGCGCCACAAGATGACACTGTCGGGCCTGCTCAACGACATCGACGGCTTGTGGTCAACCACCGGCGAGGAGCGCGTCATCGTCTTCACCACCAACTACAAGGACCGCCTCGACCGGGCGCTGCTACGGCCGGGCCGCATGGACATGCACGTCTACATGGGACACTGTGGCTGGGAGGCCTTCAGGACGCTCGCCCGGAACTACCACCTCCTCGACGACCACGCTCTCTTCCCGGAGATTCAAGAACTTCTTGCGGCCGTGGAGGTTACACCCGCGGAGGTGTCCGAGATGCTGCTGCGGAGCGAGGACGTCGACGTTGCGCTGCGTGTGCTTATGGAATTCATCAAAGCAAGGAGAAGCAAAACAAACGACAAGCACAACGACGGCATAACTAACTAGATAGCAGATACACCTACCTAGTTGCCTGTGTGTGTTGCAACCGGTCATACTCCATAATAATTTTAGTGTTTCCATATCAATCGTGTCAGTACACCCACTATATCTATTTGTAGATTTTGGTAAGGTTTGATTTTATTCTACATAGGAAAAGACAATGAAAATTTTGCTTTAGCTGAGGTTTGGTaagatttgattttatttgaatatGAAATATGAATAGGGGGAGGCAGGGACAGTTTTGATTTGTTGAGCTTTCAATGAAATTTTATTTGATTTGATTTTGGTCGACAAAGAGAATACATTAATATCGCAAACTTCCTACTTGGTGTTGCTTGTTATATGGGTCGTGAGTGATTTCCGTCTGGGTATGTATCCTTGGATTGCTGTTGCATATTCAGCTCCAGTTGCAGCTGCTACTGTTGTTTTCTTGATTTTAGATTTAAGAACAAAAGGTTGTTTAGATGTATACATGATTTTTCCTTATTTAAAAATTTGAAAATTCACTTCTTTATTTTATTAATTTAGGATCCAGAAGAAGTAGTTTTTCTTTGATCCATATCTTATTTGACTCATATTATAGTAGAAATATAATATACACATTATATCACACAGTCTTTGCAATAATGAAATGTCTTATAGATATTATGGATGCACATAGCCCtacaaaaaaaggaagaagaaaaaagatatCCCGCTATGATGATCCAAACCTTGTAGCTGCAACACAAATCACTATGAAGGCAGCACTCAGTGTTCAAATTCTCCAAAAGCGACGCCTTTAAAAAGAAAACAGTGCACAACCGCCGTCGCCGCCACATCATAGCACTCAGGTTTTACAAAACAAGGTCATTGCCAAGCACAACCACTTAAGGCCAGACCTTGGATATTCACCCTGAAAAGATAAGACTATCTATCCTGTGTTGCCGCCTCTGCTTGCTCATGTTGCTGCTATAAGTCAGGACCAAGCAAAGTCCGCATTGCCTCGAAGACTCAGTCCACCGTTACTAGACCTCAGACCTCAGCCACCATGACATTCTCAGCCACTATCTTCACCATGGAAATCGAAACACTGACATGTCCCATGATGGCAATAGACAGCGAAGCTTCACGTCACTCCCTATTAGAGCCGCATGGCCAAAAAACGGGTTCACATGACCTAATCCCATCCAATCCAGCAATATACAGGCATCACGCACCTAATGGAGATCGTCGGCAGAGGCTTCAGGAACATGTCATTGGCCAAATCAATGAGGACATGCATCAAGCAGAACATCGTCTTGACGCGAGAAGAACCCTAGGACCACTTTCGTTGTTAGGAAGATCGGCAACCGGGGTATTGCCCTCTGGCGCCGTCTTTTCGGCCTCCCGCACCTCtccgtggcccggagaggcccttcgggacagcacctcggtgtcgtccatggCGGTTGGCGGGGAAGCTCGCGGAGGCGTCTCGGTCTCCATCATCCCCGGACCCAGAGAATTCCCCTCCGatgatgattgttgggggagaACGTGGGCCGGACTGAAATGCATAAATAATATGTAATCCTACAATCCGCAGAAGGTCGGGTATGTGTATGGTATCTTTCAATACTTACGActcggccaggggcttcaccctggggcCACGTTAGTGAAAAAAAGTGATAGATTTGCATCTGATCCTAGCCATAGAGCAAAAGCGATCGAACGCGTGCGGAGCGACCGGCCCAAGGTTCCGCCGGCGCTCCGGCCCCAGACGATTCCCTTATTGGGACGGCCCCAAAAACACTCATCAACGGTTGATGTATGCGTGTTTGACCCCTCATCCCAATCCCACTCCCAAAACTCAATTAAGATGCGATGGATATGCTAGTTATATAATGTACCGTGATGTCAATTATAAAAGTGGATATGAAATATATCGTGTGTCCGATAGGAAATCATGGTGATCATTTATTCAATATAAAATGTGCATTTGCCTATTAGAAGGATTAATAACAATACGCTAATAAACCTGTTAATTGGGTCATTGCATTGCACACGGTTACATATTAAGTACCGTGAGCGATGACCACTAGCATCACACAATTGCTACAAAATGAGCATGTGGGATCAATGAATCACCACTAACGATGCCGTCCTAGTGATATGCTGCCAGGCCATGGACGTTTTCAGCAGCAAAGGCGTATGTGATGGATCACCCTATCTCACACGATTTTTCAGGACGCATTGTGTGAGCACTGTGTGTGTCATGCAGTACTAACACACACAAAATTGTAAAAGAAAATTGTGTGGGATGTTCAGAACATCTCATACGACttcttcctcctaattgtttgtgATAGCTCTCCCGAATCCCAATCATACATGTCAATTTTCGTGCTTATGGTGCGTGATCAGGGGAGCTATCGCAGACTATTAATCTGTGTCGTGTGTGGTGGACCCTCCTATCGCATACCTTCACAGTGCGGTGGTTCAAAACTGTTTCAGGAAAAGGGTTTTTAACCCTTTGCATATGACGATTCTACACCAGTGGACGATCTAGGAAATGTAGGgtatgtttggattgtggccaaagtgtaccctatcaaaattttggtcatgacccaaagattgatCTTTGTTTGGATGATTGccaattttttggcatgccaatgaaactttagccaactctagttcatacTTCTTGtcaatgttggccaaatcatgggcatCCAAAACCTTAACCAACATTTTGGCTAGTCAATGCTTTGGCGGGGCAACCTTGGGCATAAACCAAACACACCCATATACACAAGGACTAAAGATGAAGTCAGATAGAGATATTTAGTGAAGACTACTGAAGAGCTAGCATTTCTTCTTCCGTAATACAGAACGAGAGTAGTACAATACGCTAGCATAAGTCGGGTTATTGCACAACAGAAAAAACCGACTAGTTAAATTGAGACTCACATGACTCTTACAAGATACTCGATAAACCCGCACTGCTATCCATACGGGTAGTTTATTCTGCCATATATATGCGTATATACGTACGTAGTCGACATGACTGCAACGATGAGCACTGCATGTCGTCCTTGCGGTCGCCGGCCGCTGCTTTATTAACGGTGGATGGATGCATGGTTTCAGGCGTCGGTCCAGGTGACGGGAGCCTCGCCGATGTCGGTGTTGAGCCCGAGCGCCTTCCACACGGCGGCGGAGGCGTCCACGATGCTGTCCTTGCATCCGTTGCTGGAGTCGCACTCGTCCACCACCTTTGCCTGTGCGGTGCGCCCGTTCTGCTCGCTGGTGATGCGGATCATCTTCTGGCACCGGCGGCCGCCGCCGTACCAGCGGGTGGACAGCGCCACGATCATTTCCTTGTTGCTGTGGTACTTGCCGTCGCACTCCGACGGCCCACCGCCGTCCTGGCCTTTCTCGAACCCGTTCAGCGTCATCACGCCGTGGTGCTGTGCCACGGCGCATAACGTGGACACTTGAAGTAGTATCACCAGCATGGCAGCGAACCCAAGGTTGGTGATGGCCATTGCTGAGCTTCTCCCTATGCTTATTTGCTGGGCTTTTCAATTGACTTGCCGTGGGTGGGTGTAGTATACTGATGGGTTGTGGGCTGGCTAGCTTTATATAGGCGCCATCCATTATATTCACTATCTCGCTGTGCCTACCCCAACTCCTGACATCCAACCACCAACAACCCGGCTGTCCACTTTTGTTCGCTTATGCCCACCAAGCATATGGACGCAAGCCCGTGACTTGGTCAGACAAACACCATCTATTAAGCTACACCTGATGGCAAATTCATGTATTATTAATCTAACACATTTTGTGCAACGCGCATCTCCAATTGTTTAGTGTATTTTGTCCCCGTTTGTATCTGCAGTTTGTAACAACACTTTCAGACTGCCATTAGAACGGAACTTAATGCAGCGTATATCTGCATTTTGTATCAAAGGATTCAGAGTGCAAAAAGATGGAAACTTAATGCCGTGTATATCTGCATTTTTTGATGGCACAACACATTCATACAGCCATGAGACGGGAGTTTCCTACATGCACACGGCCATGTCATTTGCATCCCCATTCAGACAGCCATGAGTACGTACCTGCATGGTGGCGAACAAGGATGGACTTGAACTCGGTTCTTGCTAtctgcctcccgccggcgccggagATTACACGCGGTGGTGCGCGTCTAGTTCTTCGGGCGCAGATCTGTACAGCGGCTgattcacctcctcctcctcctccctactCAGCAACTGATACTGCAGCCACTCTGATCCGTTTCTTCTCCATGCTTAATCTCAAAAGAATCCAAGCTGCGGTATTGCCGAGTCATGGGTCGCCCGGACCTGCGGCTGATTCCCCGCCTCCGCTCGGACCCGTGACCTCTCCATGTCAAATCTCAAATGAATCCGCCTCCCTGCCGCCAAGCCTTCGCCTGTGGATAGCTACTATACAATGGAGGAGGGAGGTGGAACAGAGTCACGGGCATCTGTCCTGAGCACATGACCCAGCTGGAACAGTGGCCTACGGTAGGTGGTAGGCCGATCACGGTCGCGTACTACTGATAACAACTGCGAGGTAACCCTGCCGTGAGATTCTTACGGGAACAGCTGGCACAGATCCATACGTACATGGACGTTCGGGATAAACAGGCCGGGGTGCAGGTGCTCTATTGAATATTTTCGCCAACAACCCTCTTGTACAAATATTTGTCTAAAACGCATGGACaatttcttttctttcttgatTGAAACGGTCTAAACCCATATATTAAGCATCACAGGTCCTTACAAACACTTAAACAgaaaataacattacattcatatCCTTGGGGTGCCCaagtcttcttcctccagcatccaCCAAGGACGCGCCGTGAGTATAACTCGATTCCACCTCTCGGCCTCTGCCTTCACAAATCAAACCTTTGTAAACCTAGGAGTTTATACAAGCACTGGCAGGGATGTCGTCGATGCACAATAGGAGTCACTGACAGATTGCCGACAAAGAGAAGAAAACAGTGATAAGGGCCCGTATCAAATCAAGAGACCACGAAACCCTTCCAAATTCAGACGGATCCACCGGAAAGGTAGACCAACCAGATCCCGAAAGATCCATTGCAAACATTGATTCACATGTCCTCTATCGCGGATAAGCACACCAATGAAACGGGTAAAGGGCGAGGAGAACATTATTCCTATACTGGAACAGGCCGCCACCTCATTGCCCCAAACCAAACTCAGAGACCCCCTAAGAAAACCTGGAAAAAAACCACACATGTCGTTGCACAACACGTCCAAGTCCGATGTCGAGCTTGCCATCGTCCAACATCATGCTCCGACTCCCTCTTCTCCGATGACCTAGCTAGGCCAGGCCACCATTGAAGATCATAGTGCTGGATCACCAACACCATTGTCGACCGCGCCTGATGAATACCACCACTAGAGCACACATACCCTTCTCCATCCCAGGATAGCCCTCCAAGTCCTCCACAAGCATACCACCACCAATGAGTACCTCCACACTTCACTCATGCCACATGAACATCGTCCATCGACTCTCCCTAGCAGAGACGAGTATTTGTAATTAATTTGTAAGAACTTAACCATTTTTTTCAATGAAATATAAGTTTTAGGGGAAAATAAAATATTTCTATCTGAACTTTTTTTCACTCATGGTATTAAAATATTTATTGTGACACAACGAGATTAAAAGGGTTGACCTAAACAACTTATTTTTCATTTAATTATATGGACTTGATGATGTTTTTAATAAAAAACATAGCTTGCTGGAAACATGTAAATATATTCTTTCCGAAAATAATTGTGTCTAGTTTCCACCCGGATGTCCACCCGGTGCTGGATCTGAGTAATGGCGTCGGGGAGAACTAGTTGTACCGAAACGGTGCAAGGAAGATAACCAACTTGAATCAATGTGACCAATGAAAACGAACACCTTCATTTATGACTCGGGGACGGGTCACATGAGGCCCAAATTTTCTTTACTGACCTGAAACAAAGGACACATAGGTAGCACGAATCAGTAAAATTTGGAAGGACTTCCCCTAAAAAAATGTAATTTGAAAGGACTACAAGTTACCACTACTGAAAAACGAAGAAGAATTGATGATGTGCATCCTTCACATTAATTGCTTTCACTCACTTGCTGCAGCATAGCATCTTTTTTCTTCTCCTATACGGCAAGGCGCTCTGGAGGAATCAACGCAAAAAACAACCTTGATGTCTGGGCATTGGAATTCCAAGTCATCGATCACAACCAGGTCGTCGTTGCTGTGCTCATTTTTTATCATGAGTATTTGTCATGGATCATGAGTTTTTTTATCCACGCATGctagaatttcagcttcatatgCGGAGGTAGGATCATACCTGCACCTGCACACTCGCTCAAGGCGAGATACTACGTGATATGAAATTTCCCCTTAATAACATAACCTTTTGGACCACGCGGCAGGTTTGGTCAGCTATTTCAAGTGATGAGTATTTGAATGATgttccctgttagaataaatccaaggTATACCGTCGATcattcgaggaccaagcaatcacacgagcacgaatCGAGATTTCTTAACAAGGTTCACCGATAtgactacatccccggggcctgactacgggcgctccttcccgtgacgccgtcacaataccgcaccccggccgcccgggcgctggcacacgccgccggctcccccgcgtgcccgtgctattatgttggcataagttacaacgtgtgtctaccccgctatatatgagaggcctaggatacaagttttctatttggacacgactccatatcctgtctacacaccatacgactccaagtccaactgtaacctaacttgtacaataatatttgacacaactctaacaaactccaccttggtgaatattctccaccaccttaaATTCGTCTGTGCGttgaacctccatgtacattggacttgagatacgccatgagcaccgctgctactcccagactccatgtgactccacctgcaactgtagtcccttctcgttttcttcacagtcaacactcgagcaaaattaagttcctcaatactctactttgtgctcccaactttcggAGAATCCGTTCAACACCATCACACACAGACCACTGTCTGCGTGAAAAATAAACAAGTCACATTTTGGATGCCACATAtgagagttacctgaactcaacatcaccgctctttcttgaccgtctgtctgaaacttgaaggaatttcatcatcgccctgtgtcaccctgagtcaaattcacagttgtctcaccccTTTTCCGGACAGTCTCTGGCatgtcccacagctatagcactccgcctccttctgtcttgtcatccacacTTTGCCATGTGCATCGAGCGCCACAGAATATACGGGCATGTACTTTCTCTGTTTTGACAATTTTAGACtttccgccactttctcagattctccatggtcaactcctgtccatcaaCCGGCACTGATAGACCCTGCCATCAACTTGAatctggtactcgtcaacactgctttaGCACCCCTGCACACTTTGCCTGACCACATGTCTGACCACCAGTGCCTTAgcctgtcgctgtgtcccgtgcttaccgcacgcctcgccgctatcgccgcgtcgagcctctgctgttcTGGTCGAGTCTCTAGGGCCGCGGACCCACACCACTCAAACCCCTACTGCAGAGAACCACCGATtatcaccgaccgatgccgagtatcacgtctccatcagactACCGGGCcccagtccgatccacgtgtctctcgctatcccgctgaaataggcttcgactctccatgcatttacactgtagcccctccatcagcacagagtgaagtcatccatcagactccagctccaccttcaacatgactccatgtagtTGCGTCATGCTACCCTGCGCcctgtcgacttcaagctctcaagTGTACACTGCCTCGAATCAACCCTGCGCAATGTCTCGTCGAAGCCGCACAAACCCTCAGGcatgcaccacgtgtttccacgccccaaaagtcggccaccatcagcatcacgctcctatgtcgtcgtcgctgaaatcaccaccgtcttctgctttgaccaaCATCCAGGTCAGTCCATCAGACaatccagtccgacccagccgaaattaACCGACTAcaaccatgctccaccctgcaTCGTGTCCACCCCGCACATCTTCGTGCATTGTTTGATGCCCTGTGTATGCTTGATCATCGCACGAAGGGCTTCAGGCTCCCAAATCATCTTCCGCGAATTGTCATCCATCATATAATTTCCATCTTAGCTGTATGGGCTTCTGCAACACCATCAAACATCACTGCTATGCCGACCGAGCTACTCCACTCCTACCGTAAAATCCAACCACGAGACAATATCCTTTGGTCCTTACGTGGTGGTGCTTCTCTTGGCACAAACTCCAATGCTTGAAGTTTATTTTCAGCCAAAGTCACTGCTACCAGATGAAAGATGTCCATATGATTACTTTCCCTCGCTGATTGATTTCCTCCTGCCTTGCGCACGTCGTCCCGCGTGCCTCCGCAGCTTGTCCGTGTCTGTAGCCTGTCCAAGCACCTAGTAGTCGTCCTGTGCACATGCTGACTTTTTCCGCACGATCTTCCGAGCAAGAAAATAACCCAAAGAATCTAATATATCTATCCCTCGCTAGCCTTCCTGCATGCATGTATATCATGGAAACACAAACTCCATCTGCTACACGACATGTGACTAGGTTCACATATTTTTCCTTCGTACTTTCAAGCTCTTGATCACGTAGTAGCCAGCAACACACCAATGCCACAATTTGCCTTGTACCACGCTACCTCCACCGCGTACGTGTCCTGGTCCAGCACCACACGCGAGTTGGGCTCCGTCCAATACATGCGAGCAGCCGTCCCGAGCACGGACTGCACTCCGCCTGTGGCTTCCATGCACGCATGATTCGCTAGGTTaccagccgccgcctcctccgatcGAACCAATCAATCTCGCCGAGAAGCTCCACGACACGATTACCATTGAATCCGACGACCCCAGCCGCTGCACGTGCTATTCTTTTGGTCCAACAAATCTAGATCCTCTCCAGATTGCTATTCCGCGTAGAATTTCCTTGCCAAGCATCCACAaatctagctcatgataccacttattagaataaatctgaggcataccgtcgatcatccaaggaccaagcaatcacacgagtacGAGACCGAGATttattaacgaggttcaccgatatggctacatccccggagcctgactacgggcgctcctccccgtgtgtaacgccccggattcgatgcgccaggtgtctgccagttattcatcgtcgttgccatgtcatttgcttgtgtgtagcattttgtcatgtcatcatgcgcattgcattgcatacgtgttcgtctcatgcatccgagcattttctccgttgtccgttttgcaatccggcactcctatgtcatccggcgtcccccttttgtctcttgtcgtgagcgggtgttaaactttctcggaatggcccgaggtttgccaagtggtcttggtatagcaccggtagaccgtctgtcaagtttcgtgccatttggagctcgtttggtactccaacggttaaccgggtaaccgtaaaagcctcttttgtgttgcagcccaacacccctctaaagtggcccaaaacccatccaaatcccctccatgctctcggtcgttcgatcacgatggcgtggccgaaaaccgttcctcatttggactctcctaactccctctacctataaataagtgccCTCACCTGGATTTCGCGGATGAAttcccggatgaaaccctagccatcttcctcctcccgcagccggacatgtccgttccgccgccggacgtgtccaccgccaccagccacctcactccggcgaatCACAGGCCGCCACATCATTGTCGCCACCCCCGCGCCCAATCCCGGAGCGCCACGTCGCCCCCCgtgtccctctctctctccccgcgccgccggcccgcggagcccatccggggcccgagcgggcccagatccgccgccactCGGCCCGTCCCACCGCCGCCCGGTGGCCGCGCCATCCCGTGCCTCCCcggcctctccctcgcccccggctcgccgcctcgccggagctctctccTGCCGGATCCACTcggggtggatcagatccacccacCCTTCCAACCAAACACGCTCCCACGCCTCGGATCCGCTCGTCCCCGAACCACCCCGTCCCGTTTTCTGCGAGGTGAAATTTTGCCTAAGTCCCTGAGATTTTCAGCATTCTCATGCTCTGTTCGACatgccataacttgttgcatactgctctgttttgtgcgtgtaatatgttaaATTGTTAATTATGAGATGCTctttattttgttccattgtgccatgcttctttgagttcatcttgatgccctaatcattgttgccagagtgatatatgatgttaatctgctgaaactgttataacttggtggtttgtcatttttgttgcatttgatgtgtgcatcctataagcatgagctctacattagttttaaacta comes from Triticum aestivum cultivar Chinese Spring chromosome 5B, IWGSC CS RefSeq v2.1, whole genome shotgun sequence and encodes:
- the LOC123114453 gene encoding AAA-ATPase At3g50940-like codes for the protein MDFLPKTSTMASSPEGAAVVDAYKKALATAATVSAYAMLARGMARELLPDELRAAVRWAAAFVRSRYSAPEKQRHTIVIRRVLGGLGLGGGYNENDLFDAALTYLATKINPQSMSRLCLARTRMKEPGGSASWSTLLSMENGGSTTDTFQGVEFRWTSIESGGDDGKSRAHESLELSFDAEHTETVLHKYVPFIMSAAEDLRLRDRALKIFLNESSSWRGINHHHPATFDTLAMDPAMKQSVMDDLDRFLKRKEYYRRIGKAWKRGYLLYGPPGTGKSSLVAAMANYLRFNLYDLDLSSVYDNSCLQRLLMDMPNKSILVIEDIDCSFDTMSREKDGKLRQAAGTDTDTDEDGDEYDHDDVGARGYFQGRERHKMTLSGLLNDIDGLWSTTGEERVIVFTTNYKDRLDRALLRPGRMDMHVYMGHCGWEAFRTLARNYHLLDDHALFPEIQELLAAVEVTPAEVSEMLLRSEDVDVALRVLMEFIKARRSKTNDKHNDGITN